The genomic stretch AGACCGATCCCAACGTGGTCAAGCGTCGCCGGGCGCAGGCGCTGTTCCAGCGGTCGGAAGCGGTGGTGCAGGAGTTCTGGGAGCGGGTGCGTGATCGCAATTCCTTCGATGCCTCCACCGTGCAACGCGTGGTGCACCTGATGATCGACGAAGTGGCGCACGACGAGGATGTGTTAATGGAGTTTGCGGCGCTCAAGGACTTCGACGAGTATACCTACTACCACTCGGTCAATGTGGCGCTCTACTCGATCGCGGTCGGCATGCGCCTGGGGCTGGATCGCATTCGCCTCGCGCAGCTGGGCTTCGCGGCGCTGTTCCATGATATCGGCAAGGTGAAACTGCCGCGCGAACTGATCGCTAAGCCCGCGGAATTCAACGAGGACGATTGGGAGCAGATTCGCCGCCATCCGACGCTGGGCGCGCTGACGTTGGCCAGTCTGCGGGCGATGGAACGCGAGATCGGCGTCTCGATGGCCGGCGCCTTCGAGCATCACCTGAAGATGGACCTCACCGGCTATCCGCCGCTGACGCGTCCGCGGACGCTGCATTTGTTCTCGCGCATCATCAGTGTCTGCGACGCCTACGACGCCATGACATCGGGCCGCGTCTACCAGAAGGAGACGATCAGCCCCGATGAGGCGGTGCGGCGGCTGTTGTACAAGGGGCGGCAATGGTATGACCCGCTCATCCTCAAGGCGTTCGTCAACGTGATCGGGGTGTTTCCGGTCGGCACGGTTGTGCGCCTCTCGGACGGCTCGGTGGCAATGGTGATGCGGAACGACTCAGTGGACTTGTATTCGCCGGAGGTGCTCGTTGTGCGCGAGGCCGACGGCACGCCGACACGGCGGTCCCGGCAACTGCGCGCGCGGAAGAAAGATGCGGCCCCGGCGGGGTTGCACATCGCCGCGACGCTCGACGCGACGGCCGAAGGCATCAGGTTGGAAGATTACCTGGGCGTGATCTATCAGCCCGAGGTCAGCGGCGGGATCCTGATCCCGACGATCGACCCGACCGTGTCCAGGGCGTAAGCCCCATCCCTAATCGCTGATTTTGAGCACGGCGAGGAAGGCCTCGGGCGGGACATCGACCTTGCCGACCCGCTTCATCCGTTTCTTCCCCTCTTTTTGCTTTTCGAGCAGCTTGCGCTTTCGGGTGACATCGCCGCCGTAGAGTTTGGCGATGACGTCTTTGCGCAGGGGCTTGACCGATTCGCGGGCGATCGGCTTGCCGCCGCCGATCGCGGCCTGGATGATGACCTCGAACTGCTGCCGGGGGATCAATTCCTTGAGCGTCTCGCAGAGTTTGCGGCCGATGCGGTAGGCGTTGTCGCGATGGACCACCGAGGAGAGGGCGTCGACGGTCTCGCCGGCCAGCCGGATTTCGAGTTTGTCGAGGGCGTTTTCCCGGTACTCGAGGAAGTCGTAGTCGAGCGAGCCGTAGCCGCGGGTGACCGACTTGAGCCGGTCATAGAACTCGAAGATGATCTCGGCCAGCGGGAAGTCGAAGATCAACCGGGCGCGGTCGCCGATGTACTCGGTGTTGATGTAGTCGCCGCGTTTGGAGGTGGCCAGGGTCATCACCGTGCCGACCGCGTCGGACGGGCAGATGATGTGGGCGCGCACATAGGGTTCGGCGATCGCCTCGTACTGGCCGCGCGGCGGGATGTCGGCCGGGTTGTCGATGGTGCGAACCTCGCCGTTGGTCATGCGGATCTGGTATTCGACGTTGGGCACGGTGGCCACGATCGGCTGATTGAATTCGCGCGCCAGCCGTTCCTTGACGATCTCCAGATGCAACAGTCCCAGAAAACCGCAACGGAACCCGAACCCCAGCGCCAGCGACCGCTCCGGCTGGAAAGAAAGCGACGCGTCGTTGAGGCGCAGTTTGTCGAGGGCGACGCGCAGATCGGAGTACTTGTCCGAATCGGCCGGATACAGGCCGGAGAAGACCATCGGTTTGATGGCGCGGAAACCGGGCAGGGGCGCGGCGGCCGGGTTGGCGGCGTTGGTGACGGTGTCGCCGACACGGGCCTCGTGGATGTCCTTGACGTGGGCCAGGATGTAGCCGACCTCGCCGGCCGCAAGCGTCTCGCGCGGGATCGGACGCATCTGCAGGATCCCGGTCTCCTCGACCTGATGGACATCGGGGTGCGAAAAGAAGCGGATCTGATCGCCGGCTTTCAGCGATCCGTCGACCACGCGGACATAGACAACCGCGCCGTGGTACAGATCGTGGGCGGCATCGAAGACCAGCGCGCGCAGGGGGGCATTGGGGTCGCCGGCCGGCGGCGGGATGCGCGCGATGACCGCCTCCAGCAACTGGTCGGTGTTCAGTCCGGTCTTGGCCGAGACGCGGATGACCTCCTCGGGCTCGCAGGAGAGCAGTTTGGCGACTTCGACCGCGTGGCGGTCGGGATCGGCCGCGGGCAGATCGATCTTGTTGAGGACCGGGACGATGGTCAACCCGGCCTCGATGGCGAGGTAGGCATTGGCCACGGTCTGCGCCTGGATACCCTGGGCAGCATCGACGACCAGAATGGCGCCGTCACAGGCGGCCAGCGCCCGCGAGACTTCGTAGTTGAAGTCGACATGCCCGGGTGTGTCGATCAGGTTCAGAACATAGTCCTGACCGGATTGGGCGCGGTAGTTCATGCGGATGGCGTGGGACTTGATGGTGATGCCGCGTTCGCGCTCCAGGTCCATGTTGTCGAGGACCTGTTCGCGCATCTTGCGCTCATCGATGGTGTGGGTAGCCTCCAGCAGCCGGTCGGCCAGCGTGGATTTCCCATGATCGATATGGGCGATGATCGAGAAGTTGCGGATGCGGCTCTGGTCCATAACACGCCAAACGCGGACGCAGGGGCGTCCGCGCAGGCCTGCAATGTACGCATTTGGACGAGCCTTATCAAGGCGCCTTCGGTGTTTGAGGGGGACTGGCCGCGGGCGGGTATTGGCGGCGGTGCGCTTTCACCCGCTCCGCTGACGCGGAGCGACCTCCCCCGGAGGGGGGAGGTGAACGAGTCTTGTTTCCACGAGAGTTGATGACGTTAGGGGTTATTGGCCCCTTAATCCCGGCTTGCTGGTTTGCGGCGGTGAATTCGGATGACGGCAGGAGGCGGTTGCCACACCTCCTGCATAAACAGACGCCCCCTCGTCGCCGAGGGGGCGTCATGCCAGTCAGCGGGAGCCCATGGCTATTTGACCAGCACCATCTTCCGTGTCTGGGTGTTGCCTGGCGTGGTCAGTCGATACAGGTAGACGCCCGAGGCCAGGGGGTTGCCGTGTTCGTCGCGGCCGTCGAAAGCAAACGAATACGTACCTCGTGGGTAGTGGCCATCCGCGAGCCGGCGAACCGTTCGTCCCAGAATATCACATACCGTCAGCACCAGCGGACCGTCGTCAGCCAGGGTCACGGCGATCGTGGTGTTAGCGTTGAAGGGATTGGGGTAGGCCCTCATCTGTGTGCCTGCGTCTTTGGCGGCGAGAGCGCTTCCGTTGGCCGCATCGTTTGAGAGCGCGAAGACAGGTCCGGACTCGCACTCACGCGTTACTTCGTTGTCCCCGAAATTGTAGGCGTAACCGGAACGCGACACCGAGGTGACTTCAAAACACCACTGGCCGGATGGATTTTTCTTGAGTGGCGTTGTGAGCACGACACGGCCGTTGGCGCCGGTCTGGCCGCTCAGCGTGCCGGAACTGGGACCCGAATAAGTGGCGGTGACCGCTGCGCCCGCGACCGGGGCATGGTTGGCGTCGGTGATCAGGATGGTGTCGCTGGCGCGCCACCGATTGCCGCCGCCGGCGATGCGGATGACGCGCTGGTCATGAACATGCAGCTCCGGCAGCGCCGCCCCGTACCAGCTGCCCAGAACCGCTTTGGTCCAGCATTGAAGGCGACGGGACTGTTGCGCAGTGAACAAGTGAACACACGAGGCGGGGCCGTAGCCCATGTAATTCTCCGGCTGAGTCGCTCCGAATTGTGCGTATTCGCAATCGCAAACGCCGGGGGCAAAACACGTGTAGTTGACGGGCGTCGGCGGCGTGTCGCCGCAGAAGTCGCCGCGACGATCCCCCTCAAATCCGCTGGCAAACTCATAGCAGGGTCCGCATGTGGCCACCTCCGTGATGCCGTGGTGCGTGTGCCATAGGCCCAGCGTGTGACCCATTTCGTGGGTAATGATGTGTTGATCGGCTCCGGCCACGACGGAATTGATCCACAGGCCGCCGAGGTCGGTGAGGGCATCCGGGTCCCATGGAAAGTTTCCCAGTCCGTAGAGTGTGGCCGGTCCCGAGTCCTGGCAGGAGATGTAGATGTTACACTGGCTGGTCGGGGACTCGGCGTACAGGTTGCGCATGGCGTCAATATCTGCCAGCGCGGCGCCGCAATCGCCGGCCGTGCAGGCGGCGATGCAGGCCAGCGCGCTGTTGTTGTGGAATCGCGTTGCGGTCAGACTAAACGACAGACCGGTTCCGTTGGCCGCAAAGTCGGCGTTCAGTTGGGCAATGGTCGCGTCGACCACGGCCTGCGATACGCCGTCGGTGCCGTCATCATTCCGCAGCACGTGGACAATCACGCGGACCGTGAGGGGTGTCACTGGAGTCGCGTCGCGCACGGCGGGATCGTCGCAAGCGCCCTGTTGAGGGCAGGCGGCCACGGGCTTCGACAAACCCATGAGCCGGACTTTGCGATCCCACAATTCCTGGGCGCCGCACCAGGGGCGCGGGGGCCCGGATTGGGCGCTGGTGAACATCGTTTCCGGTGGGCAGGGCTCGGCCGCCGCCAACAGTCGGTCCGCGGAGGGATCGCGCTCGCCCGCCCGGACGGTCGGTGCGGCGCACACCAACGCACACACAAGTAGTGCCAGGACGAAATACTTCATGATGAGAATCCTCCCTGCCGCACGATCAGCAGCCTGACGTTGGGCGCCCCGCCACGTGTCGTCGGTTCGGACGGTCCGAGGCGGCGCGATAGCGATTGCTTTGCTGTCTCCGCGAACTGAGCCGCGGGGAAGTCCGTCGGACTTCCCCGCGGCGCGATTGTTCGGGGCTATTTCAGCAAAACCATCTTGCGGGTCTGGACACTTCCGGATGCGACCAATCGATAGAGATAGACGCCGGAAGCCAGAGGTTGACCGTCCGCGTCGCGGCCGTCAAATACGACGGTGTGCGATCCTTCCGGGAAGAAGCCGGCGGCCAGTCGGCGTACGGTGCGGCCAAGGATGTCGTAGACCACCAGCTGCACATCGCCGCCCTCCAGCAGCGTGAAAGGAATGACGGTGCCGGCGTTGAAGGGATTGGGGTAGTTCTGCTCCAGCGCGTATTCGCGCGGCACGGGATCGGCCGAGGCCAGCGCGGGGGCGGAATTGATCGACGGTGTCGTGGCGGTGGTGGCGCGGAAGACCACCTCGTCGATATAGACGTCGTCGTTGTTGTCGCCGGCGTCGCAGCGGAAGCGAATGCGTGCGTTGGTCGGGAAATTGTGCTGACTGCGCGAGATCGTCACCACCCGGTTGTTGAAGGTGTTATTGACGAAGTCCGTGCCGGCGTTGAAATCGCCGACCGTGACCCAGGTCGACCCGTTGAAGTACTGGACCCAGAAGTCCTCGCCGTTCTCCATGCTGACGGCCTTGAACCAGAACGAGACCTCCAGCGTGTTGTAGGCGGTCACGTTGTACGCGGCGGTGTGGGAGAACAGGGAACTGGCGGTGTTGTCCTGAATGTCGATGGCCGCCACGCCCTGGTGCGCATGAGTGCCGCCGGTGTAGCGGATGCAATCGGCGCCGCCGTCGGTGTAACTGCCGAATCCCGCCTCGAAGTCATCCGAGGACAATGTGACCCAGGCGTTCGGGTCGGTCACCGTTATGTAATCGGTGCGGGTCAGGGTGTTGTTACAGGTGGCGGTTGTCACCGTCAGGGACACGGTGTAGGTGCCGGCGGCGGAGTAGACATGCGACGGGTTCTGCGCCGTCGAGGCGCCGCCGTCGCCGAAATCCCATGACCACGACGTCACCGGCCCGGTGGAGGCGTCGGTGAAATTGACCGTCAGCGGCACATTGCCTGACGTGGGCGCTCCGGTGAAGTTGGCGGTCACATCGCAGGGCGGGGCGATCGCATCGAGCGCCTTTTTGGCATTGAGGATGCCGCCGATGTTCGGACTGCCGGCGGGGCAGGTGTTATTGACCATCAGACTGAACTTGTCGGCGCGGGTCAGGGAGGGGTTAAAGGACTCCAGCAATCCGGCCACGCCGACGCAGTGCGGGGCCGCCATCGAGGTGCCGTCGAGGACGGCGACATAATCCGGAATCGGGTCGGTGCCGACCTGGTAGGTGCTGATGATTGAGACGCCGGGCGCGGCGATGTCGACCCAGGAGCCGTAGTTGGAGAAGCTGGCGCGCAATCCGGCCTC from bacterium encodes the following:
- a CDS encoding HD domain-containing phosphohydrolase; the protein is MSGPARSDNLSRAEGYRLAITALRAFYAAWRAAAVYDENNTAFRTRREELAQALRALFASGSDCAITYQNDYIFFNGERLNYDREFSFGRSLAARFADLRLGGVTIYSDTPSGQIDQALFALATTDRRAADPYAALVETWNAVGLTRIPIQPLATRDPSDFLDPRKIDPETDPNVVKRRRAQALFQRSEAVVQEFWERVRDRNSFDASTVQRVVHLMIDEVAHDEDVLMEFAALKDFDEYTYYHSVNVALYSIAVGMRLGLDRIRLAQLGFAALFHDIGKVKLPRELIAKPAEFNEDDWEQIRRHPTLGALTLASLRAMEREIGVSMAGAFEHHLKMDLTGYPPLTRPRTLHLFSRIISVCDAYDAMTSGRVYQKETISPDEAVRRLLYKGRQWYDPLILKAFVNVIGVFPVGTVVRLSDGSVAMVMRNDSVDLYSPEVLVVREADGTPTRRSRQLRARKKDAAPAGLHIAATLDATAEGIRLEDYLGVIYQPEVSGGILIPTIDPTVSRA
- the lepA gene encoding translation elongation factor 4, which encodes MDQSRIRNFSIIAHIDHGKSTLADRLLEATHTIDERKMREQVLDNMDLERERGITIKSHAIRMNYRAQSGQDYVLNLIDTPGHVDFNYEVSRALAACDGAILVVDAAQGIQAQTVANAYLAIEAGLTIVPVLNKIDLPAADPDRHAVEVAKLLSCEPEEVIRVSAKTGLNTDQLLEAVIARIPPPAGDPNAPLRALVFDAAHDLYHGAVVYVRVVDGSLKAGDQIRFFSHPDVHQVEETGILQMRPIPRETLAAGEVGYILAHVKDIHEARVGDTVTNAANPAAAPLPGFRAIKPMVFSGLYPADSDKYSDLRVALDKLRLNDASLSFQPERSLALGFGFRCGFLGLLHLEIVKERLAREFNQPIVATVPNVEYQIRMTNGEVRTIDNPADIPPRGQYEAIAEPYVRAHIICPSDAVGTVMTLATSKRGDYINTEYIGDRARLIFDFPLAEIIFEFYDRLKSVTRGYGSLDYDFLEYRENALDKLEIRLAGETVDALSSVVHRDNAYRIGRKLCETLKELIPRQQFEVIIQAAIGGGKPIARESVKPLRKDVIAKLYGGDVTRKRKLLEKQKEGKKRMKRVGKVDVPPEAFLAVLKISD
- a CDS encoding FlgD immunoglobulin-like domain containing protein — its product is MKYFVLALLVCALVCAAPTVRAGERDPSADRLLAAAEPCPPETMFTSAQSGPPRPWCGAQELWDRKVRLMGLSKPVAACPQQGACDDPAVRDATPVTPLTVRVIVHVLRNDDGTDGVSQAVVDATIAQLNADFAANGTGLSFSLTATRFHNNSALACIAACTAGDCGAALADIDAMRNLYAESPTSQCNIYISCQDSGPATLYGLGNFPWDPDALTDLGGLWINSVVAGADQHIITHEMGHTLGLWHTHHGITEVATCGPCYEFASGFEGDRRGDFCGDTPPTPVNYTCFAPGVCDCEYAQFGATQPENYMGYGPASCVHLFTAQQSRRLQCWTKAVLGSWYGAALPELHVHDQRVIRIAGGGNRWRASDTILITDANHAPVAGAAVTATYSGPSSGTLSGQTGANGRVVLTTPLKKNPSGQWCFEVTSVSRSGYAYNFGDNEVTRECESGPVFALSNDAANGSALAAKDAGTQMRAYPNPFNANTTIAVTLADDGPLVLTVCDILGRTVRRLADGHYPRGTYSFAFDGRDEHGNPLASGVYLYRLTTPGNTQTRKMVLVK
- a CDS encoding S8 family serine peptidase — its product is MTGVTGCASGEDCSTIDNNPMDFNGHGTHTAGTMAAITNNARAVAGIAGGFGDGTTASPGNGCKIMCMRIGWSDAAGNGFVRMDFAAQAINYVVGMKQRGVNVAAINCSWGSSNSGGIAAALDAAMNNDILVVHAAGNSNSSLADYMGSRTEILNVAATDEAGLRASFSNYGSWVDIAAPGVSIISTYQVGTDPIPDYVAVLDGTSMAAPHCVGVAGLLESFNPSLTRADKFSLMVNNTCPAGSPNIGGILNAKKALDAIAPPCDVTANFTGAPTSGNVPLTVNFTDASTGPVTSWSWDFGDGGASTAQNPSHVYSAAGTYTVSLTVTTATCNNTLTRTDYITVTDPNAWVTLSSDDFEAGFGSYTDGGADCIRYTGGTHAHQGVAAIDIQDNTASSLFSHTAAYNVTAYNTLEVSFWFKAVSMENGEDFWVQYFNGSTWVTVGDFNAGTDFVNNTFNNRVVTISRSQHNFPTNARIRFRCDAGDNNDDVYIDEVVFRATTATTPSINSAPALASADPVPREYALEQNYPNPFNAGTVIPFTLLEGGDVQLVVYDILGRTVRRLAAGFFPEGSHTVVFDGRDADGQPLASGVYLYRLVASGSVQTRKMVLLK